A stretch of the Duncaniella dubosii genome encodes the following:
- the hflX gene encoding GTPase HflX, with amino-acid sequence MIDQILNEEITEKAVLVGLITEQQNETKAREYLDELAFLADTAGAKTEKIFMQKLPYPNPRTFVGKGKLEEIRAYIEDNDIGMAIFDDDLSSKQVLNIERELKVKILDRTSLILDIFAKRARTANAKTQVELAQYQYLLPRLTRMWTHLERQRGGIGMRGPGETQIETDRRIILNRISWLKEQLRDIDKQKAVQRKNRGKLTRVALVGYTNAGKSTLMNVLSKSDVFAENKLFATLDTTVRKVIIDNLPFLLTDTVGFIRKLPTHLVDSFKSTLDEVREADLLVHVVDISHPNFEEQIEVVDKTLREVCDGADKPMIMVFNKIDAFTYTPKDENDLTPGTRENVSLEELERMWMSRLPHDCVFISAKKGTNIEELKQMLYERAKEIHLTRFPYNDFLFQKYDSENIDPQ; translated from the coding sequence ATGATTGACCAGATACTCAACGAGGAGATAACCGAAAAGGCAGTCCTTGTCGGACTTATCACCGAACAGCAAAACGAGACAAAGGCAAGGGAATATCTCGACGAACTCGCCTTTCTCGCCGACACGGCGGGAGCCAAGACCGAAAAGATTTTCATGCAGAAACTCCCCTATCCCAACCCACGCACGTTTGTCGGCAAAGGCAAACTCGAAGAAATCCGTGCCTATATCGAGGACAATGACATAGGAATGGCCATTTTCGACGACGACCTAAGCTCAAAGCAGGTGCTCAACATCGAGCGCGAGCTGAAAGTAAAGATTCTTGACCGCACGAGCCTGATTCTCGACATCTTTGCCAAACGCGCCCGCACAGCCAACGCAAAGACTCAGGTGGAACTTGCACAGTATCAGTATCTCCTCCCACGACTGACACGAATGTGGACACACCTCGAACGCCAGCGAGGCGGCATCGGTATGCGCGGCCCGGGTGAAACACAGATCGAAACCGACCGCCGAATCATCCTCAACCGCATATCATGGCTTAAAGAACAGCTCCGCGACATAGACAAGCAGAAGGCCGTCCAGCGTAAAAACCGTGGCAAACTAACACGCGTGGCACTCGTCGGCTACACCAATGCCGGAAAATCCACCCTGATGAACGTGCTCAGCAAAAGCGATGTATTTGCCGAAAACAAGCTTTTTGCGACACTCGACACCACAGTGCGCAAAGTGATTATCGACAATCTCCCGTTCCTGTTAACCGACACCGTAGGGTTCATCCGCAAACTTCCCACCCATCTCGTCGACTCGTTCAAATCGACACTCGACGAGGTGCGCGAAGCAGACCTGCTCGTACATGTGGTCGACATCTCCCACCCGAATTTCGAGGAGCAGATCGAGGTTGTCGACAAGACCCTCCGCGAAGTGTGTGACGGCGCTGACAAACCGATGATAATGGTGTTCAACAAAATCGACGCGTTCACCTACACGCCTAAGGACGAAAACGACCTCACACCCGGGACTCGCGAAAATGTGTCGCTTGAAGAACTGGAACGCATGTGGATGTCGCGTCTGCCTCACGACTGTGTGTTTATCTCGGCCAAGAAAGGCACTAACATCGAAGAACTCAAACAGATGCTCTATGAACGCGCAAAAGAAATCCATCTGACCCGATTCCCTTACAATGACTTCCTTTTCCAGAAATATGACTCTGAAAACATCGATCCACAATAG
- the mgtE gene encoding magnesium transporter — protein MKEFTPEYLAHLRKIIHDRADSAAAEELADLHPADIAELYQDLDLDEAEYLFKLLDEEMQADVLMELDEDDRAKLLSKMDVADIAKQIEHLDSDDAVDIIQELDEDDREKILSHIDDVEQAGDIIDLLKYDEDTAGGLMGTEMIVVNENWSMPECIKQMRMQAEDMDEVYYVYVVDNEDRLRGTLPLKKLITHPSVSKIRHVMETDPVAVKADTPIDDVALDFEKYDLVAMPVVDSIGRLLGRITVDDVMDKVRDSSERDYQLASGLSGDVESDDKLFAQTKARLPWLLIGMVGGICNSVILGRFEGGFVVDPALALFIPLIGGTGGNVGTQSSAIVVQGLANGSLDIKKSTRQLLKELGVGLLNGSIIALLVFLYNFFTLGSGHQVTTIAVSASIFCVVMFASVFGTFVPLTLEKFKIDPAIATGPFISITNDIIGMLIYMSISSWLILSFGLH, from the coding sequence ATGAAAGAATTCACCCCCGAATATCTCGCACACCTGCGTAAAATTATCCATGACCGTGCCGATTCGGCCGCTGCCGAGGAACTTGCCGACCTCCATCCGGCCGACATCGCGGAGCTTTATCAGGATCTTGATCTCGATGAGGCCGAATATCTCTTCAAGCTTCTTGACGAGGAGATGCAGGCCGATGTGCTCATGGAGCTTGACGAGGACGACCGAGCCAAGCTTCTCTCGAAGATGGATGTGGCCGATATCGCCAAGCAGATCGAACACCTTGACTCGGATGATGCGGTCGACATTATTCAGGAGCTTGACGAGGATGACCGCGAGAAGATTCTCAGCCACATCGACGACGTAGAGCAGGCCGGCGACATCATCGACCTTCTGAAATATGACGAGGATACGGCCGGCGGTCTGATGGGTACGGAAATGATTGTGGTCAACGAAAACTGGAGCATGCCCGAGTGCATCAAGCAGATGAGGATGCAGGCCGAGGACATGGACGAGGTCTATTATGTCTATGTCGTCGACAACGAGGACCGTCTGCGCGGCACTCTTCCGCTCAAAAAACTCATAACCCATCCGTCGGTTTCCAAAATCCGTCATGTCATGGAGACCGACCCCGTGGCCGTCAAGGCCGACACGCCGATAGACGATGTGGCTCTTGACTTCGAGAAATATGACCTCGTGGCGATGCCTGTTGTTGACTCGATCGGCCGTCTGCTGGGACGCATAACGGTCGACGACGTGATGGACAAGGTGCGTGACTCAAGCGAGCGCGACTATCAGCTGGCATCAGGTCTTTCGGGCGACGTGGAGAGCGACGACAAACTGTTTGCCCAGACCAAAGCGCGTCTGCCGTGGCTTCTTATCGGTATGGTCGGCGGAATCTGCAACTCTGTTATTCTCGGTCGCTTCGAAGGAGGGTTTGTGGTCGATCCTGCCTTGGCTCTGTTTATTCCGCTTATCGGAGGCACGGGCGGAAATGTCGGCACACAGTCGTCGGCAATCGTGGTCCAAGGTCTTGCCAACGGCTCGCTTGACATCAAGAAGTCGACAAGGCAGCTTCTCAAGGAACTCGGGGTCGGATTGCTCAATGGCAGTATCATCGCCCTGCTGGTGTTCCTCTACAATTTCTTTACCCTTGGCAGCGGACATCAGGTGACGACAATAGCCGTTTCGGCCTCGATATTCTGCGTGGTGATGTTTGCCTCGGTTTTCGGAACGTTCGTGCCCCTTACTCTTGAAAAATTTAAAATAGATCCCGCTATTGCGACAGGGCCGTTTATATCCATCACAAACGACATCATCGGCATGCTTATCTACATGTCTATTTCTTCGTGGCTTATCCTTTCCTTCGGATTGCATTGA
- the rsmA gene encoding 16S rRNA (adenine(1518)-N(6)/adenine(1519)-N(6))-dimethyltransferase RsmA: MKRNYNKPTQGGDVRPKKALGQHFLTDESIAARIADTLSSYKGLPVMEVGPGMGVLTKYLIASGHDVKVAEIDGESIDYLRYNYPELAGRILDADFLRLDLAAIYPDGQKFCVIGNYPYNISSQIFFHVLDYRDQVVCCSGMLQREVAERFAAAPGTKARGILSVLLQAWYDVEYLFTVDENVFNPPPKVKSGVIRMVRNGVTDLGCDERLFKSVVKTAFGQRRKTIRNSIRGMFPAGVPLPDDPLLSLRPEQLSVAQFIELTNLVGSSR, encoded by the coding sequence ATGAAAAGAAACTATAACAAACCCACTCAGGGCGGTGATGTGCGTCCGAAAAAGGCTCTTGGCCAGCACTTCCTGACCGATGAGAGCATCGCCGCACGCATTGCCGACACCCTTTCATCATACAAGGGTCTTCCTGTGATGGAGGTAGGCCCCGGAATGGGCGTACTGACAAAATATCTCATCGCGTCGGGCCATGATGTGAAAGTGGCTGAAATAGACGGCGAGAGCATCGACTATCTGCGCTACAACTATCCTGAATTGGCCGGACGTATACTCGACGCGGATTTTCTTCGCCTTGATCTGGCTGCGATTTATCCTGACGGTCAGAAGTTTTGCGTAATCGGAAACTACCCTTACAATATCTCGTCGCAGATTTTCTTCCATGTGCTCGACTACCGTGACCAAGTGGTTTGTTGCTCGGGAATGCTTCAGCGTGAGGTGGCTGAGCGTTTTGCCGCCGCTCCGGGGACAAAGGCGCGTGGAATCCTGAGCGTGCTGCTTCAGGCATGGTATGACGTTGAATATCTTTTCACGGTAGATGAAAATGTGTTCAATCCGCCGCCTAAAGTCAAGAGCGGCGTGATAAGGATGGTCCGCAACGGCGTCACCGATCTCGGATGTGACGAACGGCTGTTCAAATCCGTCGTGAAGACGGCTTTCGGGCAGCGCCGCAAGACCATCCGCAATTCGATCCGCGGAATGTTTCCGGCAGGAGTGCCGTTGCCGGACGACCCGCTTCTCTCTCTGCGCCCCGAACAGCTTTCGGTGGCACAGTTCATCGAACTGACAAATCTTGTCGGTTCGTCGAGATAA
- a CDS encoding serpin family protein: MADNERKDIVLDGSEIAIVDTQISTAFDMLRYFDANSEQANFMVSPLSAQFSLSMLANGAQGTTLDELSKVLGGNSVGELNALNKRLLSELPKADKKTAFRSANSLWLNNGFNILPAYSRSMADFYRTDVATVDLTTDVAVKKINDWCSLKTDGMIPSVINSPYSGDIVFIILNALYFKSEWQQPFKTENTVSKEFTNSDGTVSNVATMCKKEYMPYFKTEKYELVRMNYGNGAYAMTLLLPSKDSSLGEVLQTLDAEAWAAWKSNRVVKDCMLEMPKFTIDTRFDLDGYFGSMGIKEVYDANKADLSAMSDRAVHLSRSEQFTRIEVDEKGTVATAVTKHESWDTDVYFEPVEFHIDRPFAFIIEETSTGAVLFTGRVNKL; the protein is encoded by the coding sequence GTGGCAGATAACGAGCGTAAGGATATAGTGCTGGACGGCAGTGAAATAGCTATTGTCGATACGCAGATCAGCACTGCTTTTGATATGTTGCGTTATTTCGATGCCAATTCGGAGCAGGCCAATTTTATGGTGTCGCCTCTGAGTGCGCAGTTTTCACTCAGCATGCTCGCCAACGGCGCGCAGGGGACAACTCTCGACGAGCTATCCAAGGTTCTCGGCGGTAATTCAGTCGGAGAGCTTAACGCCTTGAATAAACGTCTGCTGTCCGAACTGCCCAAAGCCGACAAGAAGACCGCTTTCCGCAGTGCCAACTCCTTGTGGCTTAACAATGGATTCAATATCCTACCGGCCTATTCACGTTCCATGGCAGACTTCTATCGCACCGATGTTGCGACGGTTGACCTTACGACCGACGTGGCCGTGAAAAAGATAAATGACTGGTGCTCGTTGAAAACCGACGGGATGATTCCGTCTGTAATCAATAGTCCATACTCAGGAGATATAGTATTTATCATTCTCAACGCCCTTTATTTCAAAAGCGAGTGGCAGCAGCCGTTTAAAACCGAGAATACGGTGAGCAAGGAATTCACCAATTCCGACGGAACAGTCTCGAATGTTGCCACTATGTGTAAAAAGGAATATATGCCCTATTTCAAAACGGAGAAATATGAACTTGTCCGCATGAATTACGGCAACGGCGCATATGCGATGACTCTGCTGCTCCCGTCGAAGGACTCGTCGCTCGGCGAGGTGTTGCAGACACTCGATGCGGAAGCTTGGGCAGCTTGGAAAAGCAACCGGGTAGTCAAAGATTGTATGCTTGAAATGCCGAAATTCACGATAGACACCCGTTTTGATCTCGACGGTTATTTTGGAAGTATGGGCATCAAGGAGGTTTATGATGCCAATAAGGCCGATCTGTCGGCGATGTCTGACAGGGCCGTGCATCTGTCGAGATCAGAACAGTTTACCCGTATTGAAGTTGATGAAAAAGGGACAGTTGCTACGGCTGTCACGAAGCATGAATCGTGGGATACCGATGTTTACTTTGAGCCGGTAGAATTCCATATCGACCGTCCGTTTGCTTTCATTATTGAGGAGACATCGACAGGCGCAGTTCTCTTTACAGGCCGTGTGAATAAACTTTAA
- a CDS encoding DUF4294 domain-containing protein — translation MTQLNRIFISIIMTALCALCAYSSPVMSPDADVTVADDPIKVGSGRVKPLQGYYFFDGEDGENTLMLVLADVTVYPPLKFKNKKEEEFYWKTVRDVKKTLPYAKLICETLIETYEYIETFPTQKEREEHLKKMEGAVFEQYKPALKKFTKSQAQMLVKLINRETNQSSYNILKAFLGSFRAGFWQTFGRIFGVNLKTSYKPDTDRKDAIVERVATMVELGQL, via the coding sequence ATGACACAACTCAATAGAATCTTCATATCAATTATCATGACGGCTCTGTGTGCGCTCTGCGCATACAGCAGCCCTGTCATGTCGCCCGACGCGGATGTTACCGTGGCCGATGACCCCATAAAGGTCGGCAGCGGCCGTGTGAAACCGTTGCAGGGCTATTACTTTTTTGACGGCGAGGACGGCGAAAATACTCTGATGCTCGTGCTTGCCGATGTGACAGTCTATCCGCCGCTGAAGTTCAAAAACAAAAAGGAAGAGGAATTCTACTGGAAGACGGTCCGCGATGTAAAGAAGACTCTTCCATATGCCAAACTCATCTGCGAGACGCTTATCGAAACCTATGAGTACATAGAGACATTTCCGACCCAGAAGGAGCGGGAGGAACATCTGAAAAAGATGGAGGGGGCGGTTTTCGAACAGTATAAGCCGGCTCTTAAGAAATTTACGAAGTCACAGGCACAGATGCTTGTCAAGCTAATCAACCGCGAGACCAACCAGTCGAGTTATAATATCCTGAAAGCCTTCCTCGGCTCATTCCGTGCCGGGTTCTGGCAGACATTCGGACGTATATTCGGTGTCAATCTCAAGACCTCCTACAAGCCTGACACCGACCGCAAGGATGCTATAGTCGAGCGCGTCGCCACGATGGTGGAACTCGGCCAGCTTTAG
- the nadB gene encoding L-aspartate oxidase → MTRKYDYLVIGSGIAGMSFALKVASKGRVALICKTTLDEANTALAQGGVASVTNLEVDDFEKHINDTMIAGDWLSDPEAVRKVVTEAPAQIRELIDWGVEFDKKADGTFDLHREGGHSEFRILHHADNTGFEIQESLIEAVRANENIDIFEHHFAIEIITQHHLGKIVTRRTPDITCYGAYVLDTATGVVDTFLSRITLIATGGVGAVYQTTTNPLVATGDGIAMVYRAKGTVKDMEFIQFHPTALYHPGDRPSFLITEAMRGYGAVLRNLKGEEFMHKYDPRLSLAPRDIVARAIDSEMKLTGDDHVYLDVTHKDPEETRKHFPNIYAKCLSLGIDITKDYIPVAPAAHYLCGGIKVDGNAESSIHRLYAVGECSCTGLHGGNRLASNSLIEAVVYADAAAKHAVANASHYDFRADVPEWNDEGTRHTEEMVLITQSIKEVNQIMGTYVGIVRSDLRLDRAWNRLDILYEETEKLFKQSKASREICELRNIINVGYLIMRQAKERKESRGLHYTVDYPPVPHGPETID, encoded by the coding sequence ATGACACGAAAGTATGACTATCTCGTAATCGGTTCAGGCATAGCAGGCATGAGCTTTGCCTTGAAAGTAGCGTCGAAAGGGCGCGTGGCACTCATCTGCAAGACCACTCTTGACGAAGCCAACACGGCTCTCGCTCAGGGAGGCGTGGCCTCTGTCACAAATCTCGAAGTTGACGACTTCGAAAAACATATCAACGACACCATGATTGCCGGCGACTGGCTCAGCGACCCCGAGGCCGTCCGCAAGGTGGTGACCGAAGCTCCTGCGCAGATACGCGAGCTGATAGATTGGGGTGTCGAGTTCGACAAGAAGGCCGACGGAACTTTTGATCTTCACCGCGAGGGCGGCCATTCGGAATTCCGTATCCTCCACCATGCCGACAACACCGGCTTCGAAATTCAGGAATCGCTCATCGAGGCTGTCAGAGCAAATGAAAACATCGATATTTTCGAACATCATTTTGCAATCGAGATAATAACCCAGCATCATCTGGGCAAGATCGTGACCCGCCGCACCCCCGATATAACCTGCTACGGGGCATACGTGCTCGACACCGCCACCGGCGTGGTCGATACATTCCTATCGCGCATCACACTCATAGCCACCGGAGGTGTCGGGGCAGTCTATCAGACAACGACCAATCCGCTTGTGGCGACAGGCGACGGAATCGCGATGGTCTACCGTGCCAAGGGAACGGTTAAGGATATGGAATTCATACAGTTCCACCCGACCGCGCTCTATCATCCCGGCGACCGACCGAGCTTCCTGATTACAGAGGCCATGCGCGGCTACGGCGCTGTGCTCCGCAACCTCAAGGGCGAGGAGTTCATGCACAAATATGACCCGCGCCTGTCGCTCGCGCCACGCGACATCGTTGCCCGTGCTATTGACTCGGAAATGAAACTTACAGGCGACGACCACGTGTATCTCGACGTGACACACAAAGATCCTGAGGAGACACGCAAGCATTTCCCGAACATCTATGCCAAATGTCTGTCGCTCGGCATTGACATCACCAAGGACTACATTCCTGTAGCACCTGCGGCCCACTACCTCTGCGGAGGCATCAAGGTCGACGGAAACGCTGAGTCGTCGATACATCGGCTCTATGCTGTTGGTGAATGCTCGTGCACAGGTCTCCACGGCGGCAACCGTCTGGCATCCAATTCGCTGATAGAGGCTGTTGTCTATGCCGACGCGGCCGCGAAACATGCCGTTGCCAATGCCTCGCACTATGATTTCCGCGCCGATGTCCCCGAATGGAATGACGAAGGCACCCGCCACACTGAGGAAATGGTGCTTATTACCCAGAGCATCAAGGAAGTCAACCAGATTATGGGTACGTATGTGGGCATCGTGCGCTCCGATCTTCGCCTTGACCGTGCATGGAATCGCCTCGACATTCTTTATGAGGAGACCGAGAAGCTTTTCAAGCAATCGAAGGCATCGCGTGAAATCTGCGAGCTGCGCAACATCATTAATGTCGGTTACCTGATCATGCGTCAGGCTAAGGAACGCAAGGAGTCACGTGGTCTCCACTACACAGTCGACTATCCTCCCGTCCCACACGGGCCTGAGACCATAGATTAG